A single genomic interval of Streptomyces graminofaciens harbors:
- the atpD gene encoding F0F1 ATP synthase subunit beta, which yields MTTTVETAVATGRVARVIGPVVDVEFPVDAMPEIYNALHVEVADPAQDGAKKTLTLEVAQHLGDGLVRTISMQPTDGLVRQAPVTDTGTGITVPVGDFTKGKVFNTLGEVLNVDEQYEGERWSIHRKAPNFDELESKTEMFETGVKVIDLLTPYVKGGKIGLFGGAGVGKTVLIQEMIYRVANNHDGVSVFAGVGERTREGNDLIEEMADSGVIDKTALVFGQMDEPPGTRLRVALAGLTMAEYFRDVQKQDVLFFIDNIFRFTQAGSEVSTLLGRMPSAVGYQPNLADEMGLLQERITSTRGHSITSMQAIYVPADDLTDPAPATTFAHLDATTVLSRPISEKGIYPAVDPLDSTSRILDPRYIAADHYNTAMRVKTVLQKYKDLQDIIAILGIDELGEEDKLTVHRARRVERFLSQNTHVAKQFTGVDGSDVPLDESITAFNAIIDGEYDHFPEQAFFLCGGIEDLKKNAKELGVS from the coding sequence ATGACGACGACAGTTGAGACGGCCGTTGCCACGGGCCGCGTCGCCCGGGTCATCGGCCCGGTCGTCGACGTGGAATTCCCCGTCGACGCCATGCCGGAGATCTACAACGCCCTTCACGTCGAGGTGGCCGACCCGGCCCAGGACGGCGCGAAGAAGACGCTGACCCTGGAGGTCGCCCAGCACCTGGGTGACGGCCTGGTCCGCACGATCTCGATGCAGCCCACCGACGGTCTGGTCCGCCAGGCCCCGGTCACCGACACCGGCACGGGCATCACCGTTCCGGTCGGCGACTTCACCAAGGGCAAGGTGTTCAACACCCTCGGTGAGGTGCTGAACGTCGACGAGCAGTACGAGGGCGAGCGCTGGTCCATCCACCGCAAGGCCCCCAACTTCGACGAGCTCGAGTCGAAGACCGAGATGTTCGAGACCGGCGTCAAGGTCATCGACCTTCTCACCCCGTACGTCAAGGGTGGAAAGATCGGCCTGTTCGGCGGTGCCGGCGTCGGCAAGACGGTGCTCATCCAGGAGATGATCTACCGCGTCGCCAACAACCACGACGGTGTCTCCGTGTTCGCCGGTGTCGGTGAGCGCACCCGTGAGGGCAACGACCTCATCGAGGAGATGGCGGACTCCGGCGTCATCGACAAGACGGCCCTGGTCTTCGGGCAGATGGACGAGCCCCCGGGCACCCGTCTCCGTGTGGCCCTGGCCGGTCTGACCATGGCGGAGTACTTCCGCGATGTGCAGAAGCAGGACGTGCTGTTCTTCATCGACAACATCTTCCGCTTCACCCAGGCCGGTTCCGAGGTGTCGACCCTGCTCGGCCGTATGCCCTCCGCGGTGGGCTACCAGCCGAACCTGGCCGACGAGATGGGTCTCCTCCAGGAGCGCATCACCTCGACCCGTGGTCACTCGATCACCTCGATGCAGGCGATCTACGTCCCCGCGGACGACCTGACCGACCCGGCCCCGGCCACCACCTTCGCCCACCTCGACGCGACGACGGTTCTCTCCCGTCCGATCTCCGAGAAGGGCATCTACCCGGCCGTGGACCCGCTGGACTCCACGTCCCGCATCCTGGACCCCCGCTACATCGCGGCGGACCACTACAACACCGCCATGCGCGTCAAGACGGTGCTGCAGAAGTACAAGGACCTCCAGGACATCATCGCGATCCTCGGTATCGACGAGCTCGGCGAGGAGGACAAGCTCACCGTCCACCGTGCCCGTCGCGTGGAGCGCTTCCTGTCCCAGAACACCCACGTCGCCAAGCAGTTCACCGGCGTCGACGGGTCGGACGTCCCGCTGGACGAGTCGATCACCGCGTTCAACGCGATCATCGACGGCGAGTACGACCACTTCCCGGAGCAGGCGTTCTTCCTGTGCGGTGGTATCGAGGACCTGAAGAAGAACGCGAAGGAGCTCGGCGTCAGCTGA
- a CDS encoding F0F1 ATP synthase subunit gamma has product MGAQLRVYKRRIRSVTATKKITKAMEMIAASRVVKAQRKVAASTPYATELTRAVTAVGTGSNTKHPLTTEAETATRSAVLLLTSDRGLAGAFNSNAIKAAEQLTARLEAEGKEVDTYIVGRRGLAHYNFRERKVVESWSGFTDEPTYADAKKVAGPLIEAIEKETADGGVDELHIVFTEFVSMMTQTALDARLLPLSLDEVAQESAPKGEILPLYDFEPSAEDVLDALLPRYVESRIYNALLQSAASKHAATRRAMKSATDNAGELIETLSRLANAARQAEITQEISEIVGGSAALADATAGSDR; this is encoded by the coding sequence TGGGAGCCCAGCTCCGGGTCTACAAGCGTCGCATCCGATCCGTCACCGCGACCAAGAAGATCACCAAGGCGATGGAGATGATCGCCGCCTCGCGCGTCGTCAAGGCGCAGCGCAAGGTGGCGGCCTCCACGCCGTACGCGACCGAGCTCACCCGCGCGGTCACGGCGGTCGGTACCGGTTCGAACACCAAGCACCCGCTGACCACGGAGGCGGAGACGGCGACCCGTTCCGCGGTACTGCTCCTCACGAGCGACCGCGGACTGGCCGGCGCCTTCAACTCCAACGCGATCAAGGCCGCCGAGCAGCTGACGGCGCGTCTTGAGGCGGAGGGCAAGGAGGTCGACACGTACATCGTCGGCCGCCGCGGTCTGGCCCACTACAACTTCCGCGAGCGCAAGGTCGTGGAGTCGTGGTCGGGCTTCACCGACGAGCCCACCTACGCGGACGCCAAGAAGGTCGCGGGTCCGCTGATCGAGGCCATCGAGAAGGAGACGGCGGACGGCGGAGTGGACGAACTCCACATCGTCTTCACCGAGTTCGTCTCGATGATGACGCAGACGGCGCTCGACGCCCGTCTGCTGCCGCTCAGCCTCGACGAGGTGGCCCAGGAGTCGGCGCCGAAGGGCGAGATCCTTCCGCTGTACGACTTCGAGCCGTCGGCGGAGGACGTCCTCGACGCCCTGCTGCCGCGCTACGTCGAGAGCCGTATCTACAACGCGCTGCTCCAGTCGGCTGCCTCCAAGCACGCCGCCACCCGCCGCGCGATGAAGTCGGCGACCGACAACGCCGGAGAGCTCATCGAGACGCTCTCCCGCCTTGCCAACGCGGCCCGCCAGGCCGAAATCACCCAGGAAATCAGCGAGATCGTCGGTGGCTCCGCAGCCCTGGCCGACGCGACCGCGGGGAGTGACAGGTAA
- a CDS encoding F0F1 ATP synthase subunit epsilon codes for MAAELHVALVAADREVWSGQAALVVARTTSGDIGVMPGHQPLLGVLESGPVTIRTSEGGTVVVAVHGGFISFADNKLSLLAEVAELADEIDVKRVERELELAKAEGDAAAERRADVRLRTVAAR; via the coding sequence TTGGCTGCTGAGCTGCACGTCGCGCTGGTCGCGGCCGACCGAGAGGTCTGGTCGGGCCAGGCCGCCTTGGTCGTCGCGCGCACCACGTCCGGCGACATCGGCGTCATGCCCGGTCACCAGCCGCTGCTCGGTGTGCTGGAGTCGGGCCCGGTGACCATCCGTACGAGCGAGGGCGGCACGGTCGTCGTCGCCGTGCACGGCGGTTTCATCTCGTTCGCGGACAACAAGCTGTCCCTGCTGGCGGAGGTCGCCGAGCTGGCCGACGAGATCGACGTCAAGCGCGTCGAGCGCGAGCTCGAGCTCGCGAAGGCGGAGGGCGATGCCGCCGCCGAGCGTCGCGCCGACGTCCGACTGCGTACGGTGGCGGCGCGCTAG